In the genome of Variovorax sp. PAMC26660, the window ACGCCAACGCCCGCCGTGTCGCATGCGATCCTGGTCTACAACCGAGGACGCACGACGGGGTTGGCCGACGGCATCGTCATCACGCCTTCGCACAACCCGCCCGAGAGCGGCGGCTTCAAGTACAACCCGCCGAACGGCGGCCCGGCCGGCACCGACATCACCTCCGCCGTGGAAGCCGCCGCCAACAGGATGCTGGCGAGCAGGCTCGACGGCGTGAAGCGCATGCCGCTCGCCCAGGCGCTGCGCGCAGCCACCACGCACCGGCACGACTACCTGAACACCTACGTCGAAGACCTGGCCAACGTGCTCGACATGGACGCAATTCGCGGCGTGGAGATCGACCTGGGCGTCGATCCGCTGGGCGGCGCGGGCGTGCACTACTGGCCGGCCATTGCCGAGCGCTACAAGCTCAAGCGCCTGCAAGTGCTGAACCAGGAGGTCGACCCGACCTTCCGCTTCATGTCGCTCGACTGGGACGGCCGCATCCGCATGGACCCGTCATCGCCCGACGCAATGCACAAGCTGATCGAACTGAAAGACCGCTTCGGCATCGCCTTTGCCTGCGACACCGACCATGACCGCCACGGCATCGTCACGCGCAGCGCGGGGCTGATGCAGCCCAACAGCTACCTCGCGGTGATGGTCGACTACCTCTACACCCACCGGCCACAGTGGCCCGCGCAGGCGGCCGTCGGCAAGACGGTGGTGAGCAGCCAGATGATCGATCGCGTCACCGCGCGGCTGGGCCGCAAGCTGTACGAGGTGCCGGTCGGCTTCAAGTGGTTCGTCGACGGACTGGTCGATAGCTCGCTGGGCTTTGGCGGCGAAGAAAGCGCGGGCGCGACCTTCCTGCGGCTGGACGGCTCGACCTGGACCACCGACAAGGACGGCCTCGTGCCCGCCTTGCTCTCTGCCGAGATCGCCGCGCGCACCGGGCGCGACCCGGGCGAGCGCTATGTCGAACTGACGCAGGCGCTGGGCAGGCCCGTGTCCGACCGGGTGGATGCCGCAGCCACAGTCGAACAGAAGAAGCGGCTGTCGAGCCTGTCGCCGGAGCAGATCCGCTCGACCGACCTGGCGGGCGAGAAGATCGTCAACGTGCTGAGCCACGCGCCGGGCAATGGCGCGGCCATCGGCGGCGTGAAGGTCATGATCGAGAACGGCTGGTTCGCCGCGCGGCCTTCGGGCACAGAGAACATCTACAAGATCTACGGCGAGAGCTTCCTGGGCAAGGAACACCTGGCACGCATCCTTGAAGAGGCGCAGCACGTGGTGGACGGCGCGCTCTCGGGGTCCTGATTGGGCGTGCACGGCATGCACACGATGGTGCTGCGGCTGAACCCGGGCGATGACCTGCGGACCGCGCTCGACCTCGCGCTGAAGCAAAGCGGCAGCAAGGCCGCATTCGTGGTGTCGGGCATCGGCAGCCTCGCCGGCGCGAGCATCCGTTTCGCGGAGGCCGAGGCGCCGACACGGATCGAAGGCGCACTGGAAATCCTCACGCTGGCGGGCTCGCTTTCGCCGGATGGATCGCATCTGCACATCAGCGTGTCGGATGCCGAGGGGCACGTCTTCGGTGGCCATGCGGCGCCGGGGTGCGTGGTGCGCA includes:
- the pgm gene encoding phosphoglucomutase (alpha-D-glucose-1,6-bisphosphate-dependent) yields the protein MSQATNPLAGQPAPLDLLVNVPRLVSAYYTGQPDPTVPSQRVAFGTSGHRGSSFDNAFNEWHVLAISQAICDWRKQNGIDGPLFLGIDTHALSTPAFNSAVEVLAANGVELMLSKDDEYTPTPAVSHAILVYNRGRTTGLADGIVITPSHNPPESGGFKYNPPNGGPAGTDITSAVEAAANRMLASRLDGVKRMPLAQALRAATTHRHDYLNTYVEDLANVLDMDAIRGVEIDLGVDPLGGAGVHYWPAIAERYKLKRLQVLNQEVDPTFRFMSLDWDGRIRMDPSSPDAMHKLIELKDRFGIAFACDTDHDRHGIVTRSAGLMQPNSYLAVMVDYLYTHRPQWPAQAAVGKTVVSSQMIDRVTARLGRKLYEVPVGFKWFVDGLVDSSLGFGGEESAGATFLRLDGSTWTTDKDGLVPALLSAEIAARTGRDPGERYVELTQALGRPVSDRVDAAATVEQKKRLSSLSPEQIRSTDLAGEKIVNVLSHAPGNGAAIGGVKVMIENGWFAARPSGTENIYKIYGESFLGKEHLARILEEAQHVVDGALSGS
- a CDS encoding PPC domain-containing DNA-binding protein → MHTMVLRLNPGDDLRTALDLALKQSGSKAAFVVSGIGSLAGASIRFAEAEAPTRIEGALEILTLAGSLSPDGSHLHISVSDAEGHVFGGHAAPGCVVRTTAEILIAQLPDWQFSRETDAATGYAELVPRHQP